A window of Armatimonadota bacterium contains these coding sequences:
- a CDS encoding HAD-IIA family hydrolase: MAPGGADLRAARAVVLDLDGVVYRGRRPLPGAREFVAALRRRRIPFVFATNNSAHTVGEYAERLEGMGISASPEQIVTSAVCAADYLRNRKDAPAKVFVIGGPGLRATLRQAGFALADAPPADAVVVGLDVELTYARLRDACIAIRRGASFVATNRDANLPVEDELWPGSGAIVAAIETSTGVSPVVLGKPEPYLFEMALRRLGAAAAETVMVGDQVATDIAGAARVGMRTALVLSGVSAAEDPAGYAARPDVVVVDLHELARLLGLA; this comes from the coding sequence GTGGCGCCCGGAGGGGCGGACCTGCGCGCCGCACGGGCCGTGGTCTTGGATCTCGACGGCGTCGTCTATCGTGGGCGGCGGCCGCTTCCGGGTGCCCGGGAGTTTGTGGCCGCGCTGCGGCGGCGGCGCATCCCGTTCGTCTTTGCCACGAACAACTCGGCGCACACCGTCGGTGAGTACGCCGAGCGGCTGGAAGGGATGGGGATCAGCGCCTCACCGGAGCAGATCGTCACGTCGGCGGTGTGCGCCGCCGACTATCTGCGCAACCGAAAAGACGCGCCCGCGAAGGTGTTCGTGATCGGCGGGCCGGGGCTGCGCGCGACGCTCCGTCAGGCGGGGTTCGCCCTGGCCGACGCACCGCCCGCCGACGCGGTCGTGGTCGGGCTGGACGTGGAGCTGACCTACGCGCGGCTGCGCGACGCCTGCATCGCGATCCGGCGGGGCGCGTCGTTCGTCGCGACCAACCGCGACGCGAACCTGCCGGTCGAGGACGAACTGTGGCCGGGCAGCGGCGCCATCGTGGCGGCGATCGAGACGTCGACGGGGGTGTCGCCCGTGGTGCTGGGCAAGCCCGAGCCGTACCTGTTCGAGATGGCGCTCCGCCGCCTGGGTGCTGCGGCGGCGGAGACGGTCATGGTGGGGGACCAGGTCGCGACCGACATCGCAGGGGCCGCGCGCGTCGGAATGCGGACGGCCTTGGTGCTGTCCGGCGTGTCAGCGGCGGAAGACCCGGCCGGGTATGCCGCGCGCCCCGACGTCGTGGTCGTCGATCTGCACGAACTCGCGCGCCTCTTGGGACTGGCCTAG
- the dapF gene encoding diaminopimelate epimerase yields the protein MNRFVKSHALGNDYIIVDPTQLSFELTPQAIRRICDRHFGIGSDGILAHVPSHSADFGLRIYNPDGTEAEKSGNGLRIFAKYLYDHGHTPRTRFTVETPGGIVTCDLHREYAAVRSITVDMGEATFRSDRIPAGGPPREIVDEELEVGPMRLRVTAVNVGNPHCVVFTEDLGSVDFHTLGPALERHPLFPQRANVQFAQVLSADRVRIRIWERGAGETLASGSSASAVAAACVRRGLTDRRVVVEMDGGVLSIEVKEGYALRMTGPASEVYAGEMSAEFVKTL from the coding sequence GTGAACCGCTTCGTCAAGTCGCACGCGCTGGGCAACGACTACATCATCGTCGACCCAACCCAGCTTTCGTTCGAGCTGACCCCGCAGGCGATCCGCAGGATCTGCGACCGGCACTTCGGGATCGGCTCGGACGGGATCCTTGCCCACGTGCCCTCGCACAGCGCCGACTTCGGACTGCGCATCTACAACCCGGACGGCACCGAAGCCGAAAAGAGCGGCAATGGCCTACGGATCTTTGCCAAGTACCTCTACGACCACGGACACACCCCCAGGACACGTTTCACCGTCGAGACCCCGGGCGGGATCGTCACCTGCGACCTCCATCGGGAATACGCAGCGGTGCGGTCGATCACGGTGGACATGGGAGAGGCGACCTTCCGCAGCGACCGCATACCCGCGGGCGGGCCGCCGCGCGAGATCGTGGACGAGGAATTGGAAGTCGGTCCGATGCGCCTTCGCGTGACGGCGGTGAACGTCGGGAACCCCCACTGCGTCGTGTTCACCGAAGACCTGGGGTCCGTCGACTTCCACACGCTGGGACCGGCGCTTGAGCGGCACCCGCTGTTCCCACAGCGCGCCAACGTGCAGTTCGCCCAGGTTCTGTCGGCGGATCGCGTGCGGATCCGCATCTGGGAGCGCGGCGCTGGGGAAACGCTGGCGTCGGGTAGCAGCGCCAGCGCCGTCGCCGCCGCCTGTGTGCGTCGCGGTCTCACGGACCGACGGGTGGTCGTCGAGATGGACGGCGGTGTGCTGAGCATCGAGGTCAAAGAGGGATACGCTTTGCGCATGACCGGCCCCGCATCGGAGGTGTATGCGGGCGAGATGTCAGCGGAGTTCGTAAAGACGTTGTGA